In Octopus sinensis linkage group LG6, ASM634580v1, whole genome shotgun sequence, the sequence acaacccaatataatatatgaagaaaatcatggttaacaaagcatttttttcatgcataagacaaaatatatatgaatttgaaatTTCTGATAAAACATTCTGACACAATAGTAATATAACAAAGTACGCATCAACCATAAAGGTGAGATGCCATATCATGATATTTGTAATAATTCATTCTGGtataataattatgtttttgttacttaataaaataaaagcattagTAAAGATTACACAAGTGAGAAGTCATTTAGATgtgaaatttgtggtaaaacTTTCCGGTTAAATAGTAATTTGAAGAAACATCATTTAATGTGCTAATTACTTAATATACTCATgagacaaaaatatatgaatgtaaaattTGTTAAGAATATTCTCATACAGTTGTTCTTGTAAAGAAAGCAGCATTGTAAAAGTTTGTTTAGCCTTTCACCTGTCCGTGCTTTTTTTCATATCTATAGTTCTTGTTTCACATGTTTTGTGTAATATGAAACTTTCGTTACATAAGTCAcaagttactctctctctctctgtctcactataacctttcatcatctgatacaagatcacctcctccaatgccccctccccccttaaaagatttttgtcttgcaagtacttgatgACCCTGTCAGTGTAGGtgtcacttaaaagcacccagtccatactgtgaagtggttggtgttcagaagggcatccagctgtaaaaatcctgccaaagatGACCTTGCCTGgggtggtgtcacataaaaagcactaagtctactctgatgggtggttggtgttaggaagggcatccagctgtaaaaatcctgccaaaagtcacaggagtctggtgcaggcttcggccTGGTTGGTTCCTGTCAAACCTAGGACatatgaaaggcagattgtttgatgcctatGTATGAatagctatgctgcatggcagtgaaacggGGTATGACAGCCagggacatgtgtaggcttgaacgtaatgaagccagtatgcttcgctggatgtgtaatgtgagCATGCATAatatttgacagagtgtaagtatcccgagggaaaagttaggcataggatgatgatgatgatgatccttttgggatcgataaaataagttgagcAGTAGGgccaatgtaatctacttactcccttccccaaaattgctccccttgtgacaaaatttgagaaGATTATATATgtgaagtgtggctgtgtggtaagaagctcgcttcccaaccacatggttctgggttaacactttagcattcagattatcactctgtcaaaagtaatcattatttattcacattgttttgaattaatcatgcagtagttagtagctttgagattttaatgagctatctgttaatttttagaaggctattttagggttagtgtgAAAAGCCAGATCTGGTTAgtctgagcataaaacaggtagaatattttggccaaatgtggccagtttaaatgaagaaaagtaaAGGACATGATTTTACTTAAAAGATACAGATACAAATTAATacaattctttaatatatatatatataacaggcttctttcagtttctgtctaccaaatccattcacatggctttggtcaaccaggggttatagtggaagacaggtgccacacagaggaactgaacccaaaaccatggttgagaagcaaacttcttaacaacacagtcaCAACATATTATATCAGCACTTCTTAAACTATGGGTCACAACCCCATTTGGGGTCGTAGAAATTAACTTCAAACACTTGAATTTCAGTTTAAATggatctttggagatatgctgtgattgagaagacccggtaaGTAAAGCAAGATCACAGCCATAGCTGATactagtgtcacataaccagcctatTTAAGTGTCCCATGGAACTGCCGGGCAATACgctgtgcttaagaagatctGTTGGGtcgagtgaaatcatagtcatggccaaagctagcgccgcctgactggcacccgtgctggtggcatgtaataagcaccattctagcatgggtcaatgccagtgccaccagactggcttccgtgctggtggcacataaaaagcaccattcaaatgtggtcgatcccagtgccacctgactagctcccataccggtggcacataaaaaaaacacccgctacactctttgagtggttgacattaggaagggtatccagctgtagaaactttgccagatcagccctcagtcaaaccgtccagcgcatgccagcatggaaagcagacattaaacaatgatgataatttcagTTTACATGTTATTTCGGAAATGGCATTACATGTTCTTTTGTTATTTAGCACCAAATACCTACGGGAAATAACTTTTTCAGCTTTAACCCTTATTAAAACCAAATATCGTTCAACGCTGTAAAACATAGATGCTTTACGTCCAGCAGTGTCAAATATTACACCAatataactccattttttatatgtacattgttcagtaaaaaaattatttttgtatttatttgaatgttttatttcatactagcagtatcgcccgacgttgctcgggtttgtaagggaaataactatataagcattttagagagttacttcccttatataaaaccgagttaaaaatgcattaaaaaaacgaaaaaatgatggtaaatttttttttaaatcgtagactcatcgtagatacgtgctaatacccagaagggctcgatatgaatcacgactataagatacccgcttttggttaaactgcaccgcaaaatgtgggagtagttaggaatctaaatcggagtagacagacacacacacaacttcagttttatatgtaAAGATTTAATACCTGGGGTCGCAAAAAATCTCATAATGAAAAATGGGGTCACGAATGACAAAAGTTTAagcgctgttgttattgttgtttgttcattctcaagcctggctcataagggctggtttcccggtttcattggtgtataggttccccatctggacaggacgccggtccatcgcaaaTTAGAAGTGTTGTACTATATGAATATTAAATGCATTAGTGCTTGACACAGTACAGCCAATGCACTGTCACCAAGcgtaacaaccacacacacaatcatgaaaTATCAAATGATGACATATGAACAATTAGACTGACCTCTAGCTGTGCTCGTTGGGACACACTAAAATCTATatcacattgtggtgtgtgaaGAACAAGATAGCCAAGAAGGTAGAACTGCATTATCTCCCTTCCCCACCTGACGATTCAGTGATGAATCACAGGCAGGTGACAAAACCCAACATTAAACAGGTATTGCATTCACTACAACTACACTACTGTAATACAAGTCAATGAAAGGGATcaacctattagaaatagcagccaaatctcccacaagTTACATCCTACCTGCAAGAAAAGTCACTAATATTAAAGAAATGATAAGgtactttaatcctttagcattcagattatctttcagtcaaatttaatgtttattcacAGTTTAGAAttaaggtggcacgtaaaaagcacccactacactcatggagtggttggcgttaggaagggcatccagccgtagaaacattgccagatcaaactgggcctggtgcagccttctggcttcccagaccccagttgaaccgtccaacccatgctagcatggaaagcagacgctaaacgatgatgatgatgatgatcttatatgattgtatattttcagaatgacattgtggggtgagtgtaagaggccagatcttgaCAGTTCAAACCTAAAACAGAATATGTGGGCCGGAtacggctggtttaaatactttaaTAGCATAGAAAAGATAATTTTCCCCCAAAGAATGCTTCAAAACATTACCATGTATCCGTATATGGGAAGTTGCTTTAAATatcaaaaaccatttttttttcatgactaTATTCTGCTGAACTAGGGGTGCATGTAATACACCTGTGTATCTTTTCTTCCATCGTATATGATATCACTTACCAGACCAGATGGTTCTGTCTGAAATGCCTTTTATCACAGATCTGCTTGAACCgacctgacctggggctaaacaacaataatatttcacgtagcaaaaaccaaagtcttagtaaataggaatgttgacaaatcacaaaccccttcaggtagatggccctgctcgatctgtagaaaaggtgtgggtagaaactccatacgatgtacccggcgcaagctatggacacataaaaggtgcagcaatatcaaaggaaggttaaccaggaagatagtttttgtgtgtggcagatgcacaggttcaataaacactgaaggtgtacagaaaacagattctatcACATGCCCggggggaaaactagaagtagttaatagcttccgcttcctaggtgaccaagtctgtagtgggggtggttgctctgagtGTAGCGACTGGAATAAGactagcctgggcaaagttcaggaagctcctacttctgctggcaactaagAGCCTCTCGCTCAGGATGAAAAGTAGactatgatgcatgtatgcaaactgccatgctacatggcagtgaaacatgggccatgattgCAGAGGACATATGTAGGCTTgacagaaatgaagctagtatggttcgctggatgtgtaatgtcagtgtgcatacacgaaaGAGTGTAAgcactgagagaaaagttggacataagaagaatcaaatgtggtgtgcatgagagacaactgtgctgacatggtcatgtgttacacatggatgaggacagctgtgtaaagaagtgccacgccctaactgtggaagaggtagaccaaggaagacatgggatgaggtggtgaagcatgaacttTGAACACAggggcaatgacaggagaccaagacctctggagatatgctgtgattgagaagacccagcaactaaaaTGAAATTacagccatggccgatgccagtgttgcatgtccggACCATTTAAGAATACCCTTGATGCATTGGGCAAtatatgcttgagaaaacctgttgagtcaagcaAAGCCAAAATCGTAGCAATGACCAGTAccccctgactagctcctgttccagtggcacgtaaaatgcatcatccaaacatggtcaatgccagatCCGcgtgactggctcccatgccggtggcacgtaaaaagcaccatctgaacatggtcgatgccggactgcctaactggctcccgtgtcagtggcatgtaaaagcaccctctacactctcagagtggttggtgttaggaaaagcatccagatgtagaaacattgccagatcagattggagtctggtgtaacTGCTgacaccagacctcagtcaaactgtcaaacccatgccagcatggaaagtggacgttaaacaatgatgatgatgaaggagggcaagccggcagaaatgttagcatgcctttgcctttcatcctttcggggttgataaattaagtaccagtgtgtactgaggtcgatctaatcgattggccccttcccccaaaatttcgggccttgtgcctagggtagatggtggcaagctggcagaaacattagcacgctgagtgaaatgcttaacggtatttcgtttgcctttatgttctgagttcaaattctgccaaggttgactttgcctttcatcctttcggggtcgataaattaagtaccagtcaatctaattaactggctccctccccaaaaatttcaggccttgtgcctagagtagaaaagaatatttcacatgcatattttttcaatataaataGGTAACTGAATATAAAGCGTTCAAGAAATAATTagctattttatttgaaaatacattGAGCATTTGTTACTGTTGAAGAAaccagaaatatatttcataagtaaTTACTGGTACTTTAGTGTTACTGCTGTCATGTGATAATGTAAAACAGAAGTTATAGGCTAATGAAACAATTAACTTTtcggcattcagattactccatcaaatgtaattcttatttattcacattgttttgaattaatcatgcaatatctCAAAGCTTCAACAATTTGATGAtgtaattcttttactcttttacttgtttcagtcatttgactgcggccatgctggagcaccgcctttagtcgagcaaatcaaccccaggacttattctttgtaagcttagtacttactgtatcggtctcttttgccaaaccgctaagttacggggacataaacacaccggtatcagtcgtcaagcgatgttgggggaaacaaacacagacacacacacatataatatatatatatatatatatatatatatatacacatacatatatacgacaggcttctttcagtttccgtctaccaaattcactcacaaggctttggttggcccgaggctatagtagaagacaagacacttgcccaaggtgccacgcagtgggactgaacccgaaaccatgtggttggtaagcaagctacttaccacacagctactcctacacctataattgtatatttttagaatgacattgtagggtagaggTGAGAGGCCAGAACTGGCAGCTTTGAATATCTGAGTCAGgtacggccagtttaaatgctaaaatattgATGCAGTGTTTAATCCTTTGGCAttcaaaccagtcatatccatCCTGAATATGTtacttactcttttgctcttttacttgtttcagtcatttgactgtggccatgctggagcaccgcctttaatcgagcaactcgaccccgggacttattctttgtaagcccagtatttattctatcggtctatttttgccgaactgctaagtgacggggacataaacacaccagcatcggttgtcaagcaatgctagggggacaaacacagacacacagacacacacacatacatatatatatatatacatatatacgacgggcttctttcagtttccatctaccaaatccactcacaaggctttggtcggcccgaggctatagtagaagacacttgcccaaggtgccacgcagtgggactgaacccggaaccatgtggttggtaaacaagctacttaccacacagccactcctgcgcctataatgtttAATGTTCTAACAGCCAGATCCTGCCTGTCACACACACCCTTCAATaccattataaaatatacaatcacatcattaaaatttcaaagctacaaaataatgcacgaTTAACTAAAACCAATGTCAATGAAAAATCAgtgcatttgacaaaataatccgaatgctaaaaggttaaacaaagTAACAATGGTTTTAAGTCCCATACCAAAATAACAAGGGTCTCTTTACCCCAATATCTAATATTTACAGAGTCACTTAATATGTTTCTATGACCATATGGATGTACTATGGAtcgtaaataaaatacaaaatacatcacGAAATcgtattttttgtttgtaaaaCATCATTTGTTTGCAGTTAAAACAAGTAAGCAGTTTGATTGGTcatgagtttttgtttttttcccctttctttcatttcttataaATTAGTTTccaattgataacatttttttttttttttaccagaaggatttatcattcatcttttttttaatcttttacttgtttcagtcattggactgcagccatgctgggtttAGACACCTTGAaggttagttgaacaaatcgattgtttttttgttttttttttcaagtctggtacttatctagcagtctcttttgccaaactggtaagttatgggggatgtaaacaaaccaacattggttggcaAGCACGTGGGGGATGGGGgcaaaacataaatacacacatatttacatatacatacacacacacacatatatatacacacacacagacatatatatatatatatacacacacacacacaataggtttccacagtttctttcaaccaaatTCATTGATAAGCCACTGATTGGCCCAGAGCTACAGTAGAtgtactgtgggactgaacttgaacccacaagcttcttaaccacagtcatACCTGTACCTataacttttttctatttttgtttgtttttcaggaaatgttacacatacacacacatacacacaaataaataccagACAGTCATTTAGAAATAACTCTGTTCCAATGTAAATATATTCCAAGATTTCAATTCTTGGAATGTATATCTTGGAGTTTTGGTGACAGAAATCTTATTTAATCAGAACTATTGTATATAGATAAACCCATCCAGCCAGCCATTTTCTCCACCCAGTATTCCTGAGAGCTGTAAGGGTACAGTTCTCAGGCATCGCCTCTATAAGGTCCTGGGTTAACTAGGAATATATTCAGATCATAGATAGAGGGGTCCATTCAAAAAATATATCGCAGTCTTCACCCAATGCTAGTACAACCAGCAATAAGCCTGCATCTTGTTCTGAGAGATGTGGGGTGGAAGCACAAAGAACGTGTGTCCTGCGACCCCATAGCAAGTCCAGGAGAGAACAACAGTTAGTGGTCAGGAATTGGATTGTCACAACCCTTCTGGGCAAAGAGCAGGAACTAGTGGAGAAAACCAAACACTACTGGCTAGATATAGTCAATGTCTCCTCTACAAGGTTCTGAGGAACAACATAAAAttctaacatggcagtcctggtttagccgaacaattattctgtgctgatgatgagaaataactcagaaatcgtgatacacagatattgttttgagctgagtgggggtgctagattcccttgtttgaacatataaggacacaaatcatgtcatatagccagctggagacgatgtctcctgctgctaaattacagcaacattcatcctaaaccaggactgccatgttatgttggcaaacaacctttactctagagtactgttgctgaatatctctcattatgagatttagaaatagtaatttcctaataaaattctatacttttgttctattggtctcttttgctgaaccgctaagttatggggacataaacacaccagtgtcggttgtcaagcgatgttggggggacaaacacagacacacaatcatatacacacacacatacatatatatatatatatatatatataaaatcagggaaggatctaaaatattttttatatttttaataataatttatctttACTCGTTATTTCTAGAAACTTAACAAAAAGACAGGTGCAAGCAtcactgtgtggttaaggagagTACTTTGTAacaatgtggttttgggttcagttctacagcacagcaccttggcaagtgccttctactatatatttctttactacccacaaggggctaaacacagagaggacaaacaaggacagacaaagggattaagtcgatcacatcgaacccagtgcgcaactggtacttaatttatcgaccccgaaaggatgaaaggcaaagtcgacctcagcggaatttgaactcagaacgtaacgacagacgaaatacggccacgcatttcgcccggcgtgctaacgtttctgccagctcgccgcctttattttctcattatagtgccttctactatagccttgggctgaataATGCCTTGTGAATTAATTTGGTCGATGGGAACCATGTGGAAGTTTGTTGTGTGAGTGcgggtgtgtgcctgtgtttgttcccaccactgCTCAACCATTCAGCTAAGAGACTGACAGGAAAAGCACCAGACTTTTTAAAGTATgttaagtactgagatcaatctattccactaaaacccttcaaggtagcgctccagcttggtcacagcccaatgactgaaacaagtaaaagataaaagatattaaataGAGGCAGTTTAGCGCGATTATCCAATTTACATTCTTCTTCAGTCTAAAACAGTGGTTCCTAAAATGGGCGGTACTGCCCCACCCCCGGGGGGGGGGTCCCAGTGGGGCGATAAAGGggtagcaattcatgtaaaaaaaaacaaaataatgggttcgttACTCTATTACATGTTTcatgactgtggctatgctggagcactgcctttactcgaacaaatcgacccccaggacttattctttgtaagcctagtacttgttctattggtctcttttgctgaaccgctaagttacggggacataaacacaccagcgtcggtcgtcaagcgatgttagggggaacaaacacagacacacaaacatatacacacacacatacatatatatatatatattatatatatatatatatatatatatatatacgacgggctcctttcagattccgtctaccaaatccactcacaaggctttggtcggtctgatgctatagtagaagacacttgcccaaggtaccatgcagtgggactgaaccccagaaccatgtggttggtaagcaagctacttaccacacagccactcctatgcctataggtcaagttttatttgtgaaatacagttgctttgaatttgcttcagaaagaggtctatgtttgtgatggttagttgggatgggagcgctaggaatgtggcctggggtGTCAAGGGGCCGGCAGCCTGAAAAAGATTGGGAACTACTGGTCTAAAATACATTGTGTTTTGATAAAAATTATCACAAACTTTATAGCAGTGTAGTTATTTTCCTGTGTGAACACgataatgagaaaataaatttctcttcCGAGAAAACCCTTTTCCACAAACTTCACATTGAAATGCTTTTTCAGCAGAATGGATATGGCTATGACCTGATAAACTGCTGCTACTCgaaaatgatttaccgcagatctCACAGTGGTAAGGTTTTTCACCAGTGTGGATACGTCTATGATCTGTTAACGCACTGTTTCGCGGAAAAGCTTTCCCACAAAACTCACAGCTATATGGCCTGATTCCAGAGTGAACACGTTTGTGATCTGATAGGCCACTACTACAAGAAAATCCTTTCCCACAGGTTGGACATTTGTATGGTTTTTCTCCGGTGTGagcatgtttgtgtatctttAACTGACTGTTCCAAGCAAATGTCTGCCCGCAAAgttcacaatggtatggcttttctcctgtgtgaacacGTTTATGAACTGATAGCTTGGTGTTTCGTAAAAAAGCCTTCCCACAGATTTCACATtcgtatggtttttctccagtgtgaacACGTATGTGATAAATTAGTTCGTTATTTCGAGAAAACTTTCTATCACAAATTTGGCAAGCAAACAGTTTTTCtttatgaatacgtttatgacaAGATAGTGTGCTGCTAGATGATAATGTTTTCCCACAGATGTCACACtgaaatggtttttctcctgtgtgaatgtaattATGATTTGATAATGTACTCTTCTGAGAAAAGGctttcccacaaatttcacatTGGTATGGTTTTTCCCCGCTGTGAACACGTTTATGATCTGATAATTTATTATTACGTGAAAAAGccttcccacagatatcacactcatatggtttctctcttgtGTGAACACGTATGTGATAAATTAATTCCCTTGTACGAGAAAAGGATTTCCCACAGAATTCAcagtggtgtattttttctttgtgaatacgtttatgatgtGATAAGTAACTGTTACAAGAAAAAGCtttcccacaaatatcacaggggtaaggtttttcacctgtgtgaatacgaaCATGAATCGTTAAGTGGTCTTCATGAGAGAATATTTTCCCACAGACATCACATATGTAAGGCTTCTCCTCTGCCTCTAACATTTTCCAAACAATAGAGATTTCACAGACAATCCTGCtttacaatcttttttttttaataatcttgctatgaaaataaaaattttttctcAAACAAAAAAACCTTCCAACAGATTGCAAATCTGAATCAGTTGATGCTGATTGTATAATATTCTTCAAAAGAAATGTCTCACTAGTCAGCTGTTCGCTCCTATGAACTGGTGTGTGTCAATTTAAGATACACCTATAATGAAATGACTTTCCAATCACAACTGACAGTCATATTATAACTGTCTGTTGTACATACGTTTGTCTCAGATCATATTGTTACTCTCAGACACCTTTAGTAAAAACTGGTCATTTCAGTAAACACTGCCAAATGATGGCGTCTTTTTGGCAGAATTCCATTGGTCAATGCAAATGttctgaaattaaagaaaaaaatatattaatagataacTTACAACCAGGTGTGTAGTTAGcagttagtatgtgtgtgtttatatgtatgtacatatatgtaaggaG encodes:
- the LOC115213312 gene encoding zinc finger protein 676-like, giving the protein MLEAEEKPYICDVCGKIFSHEDHLTIHVRIHTGEKPYPCDICGKAFSCNSYLSHHKRIHKEKIHHCEFCGKSFSRTRELIYHIRVHTREKPYECDICGKAFSRNNKLSDHKRVHSGEKPYQCEICGKAFSQKSTLSNHNYIHTGEKPFQCDICGKTLSSSSTLSCHKRIHKEKLFACQICDRKFSRNNELIYHIRVHTGEKPYECEICGKAFLRNTKLSVHKRVHTGEKPYHCELCGQTFAWNSQLKIHKHAHTGEKPYKCPTCGKGFSCSSGLSDHKRVHSGIRPYSCEFCGKAFPRNSALTDHRRIHTGEKPYHCEICGKSFSSSSSLSGHSHIHSAEKAFQCEVCGKGFSRKRNLFSHYRVHTGK